The following are encoded together in the Raineyella sp. LH-20 genome:
- the serA gene encoding phosphoglycerate dehydrogenase, translating to MKALLLENIHQSAVQALEGFGMDVRLEKGAMDEAELIAALDGVDLLGIRSKTQVTRRVLEARPDLMAVGAFCIGTNQIDLAAATDTATAVFNAPYSNTRSVVELAIAEIIGMARHLTDRSAELHRGEWNKSAKGSHEVRGRKLGIVGYGNIGSQLSVIAEAMGMQVYFYDVVDRLALGNAHKCTSLQQLLETAEVVSLHVDGREENTNLFGAEEFAMMRDRALFLNLCRGFVVDLDALRDNLLSGHLAGAAVDVFPEEPKKNGEPFTSVLQGIPNVILTPHVGGSTQEAQEDIGHFVSGKLLDYVRSGSTNMSVNMPQLHIDSHVDHARLLHLHKNVPGVLAKVNGVLGEHGVNIERQQLSTRGELGYVVTDTLTPLDRDLIDGLLEMPETIRLATIG from the coding sequence GTGAAGGCACTTCTTCTGGAGAACATCCACCAGTCAGCGGTCCAGGCCCTCGAGGGGTTCGGGATGGACGTCCGGCTCGAGAAGGGCGCGATGGACGAGGCGGAGCTCATCGCCGCGTTGGACGGCGTCGACCTGCTCGGCATCCGCTCCAAGACCCAGGTGACCCGCCGCGTCCTCGAGGCGCGTCCCGATCTGATGGCGGTCGGTGCGTTCTGCATCGGCACGAACCAGATCGACCTGGCGGCGGCCACCGACACCGCCACCGCCGTGTTCAACGCGCCGTACTCCAACACCCGCTCGGTCGTCGAGCTGGCCATCGCCGAGATCATCGGGATGGCCCGCCACCTCACCGACCGCAGCGCCGAGCTGCACCGCGGCGAGTGGAACAAGTCGGCCAAGGGCTCGCACGAGGTCCGCGGCCGCAAGCTCGGCATCGTCGGCTACGGCAACATCGGCTCGCAGCTGTCGGTGATCGCCGAGGCGATGGGCATGCAGGTGTACTTCTACGACGTCGTCGACCGGCTGGCGCTGGGCAACGCGCACAAGTGCACCTCGCTGCAGCAGCTGCTGGAGACCGCCGAGGTGGTCAGCCTGCACGTCGACGGCCGCGAGGAGAACACCAATCTCTTCGGTGCCGAGGAGTTCGCGATGATGCGCGACCGGGCACTGTTCCTCAACCTGTGCCGTGGTTTCGTCGTCGACCTCGACGCGCTGCGTGACAACCTGCTGTCGGGCCACCTCGCCGGTGCCGCCGTCGACGTCTTCCCCGAGGAGCCGAAGAAGAACGGCGAGCCCTTCACCTCGGTGTTGCAGGGCATTCCGAACGTCATCCTCACCCCGCACGTCGGTGGGTCGACCCAGGAGGCCCAGGAGGACATCGGCCACTTCGTCTCGGGCAAGCTGCTCGACTACGTACGCTCGGGCTCGACGAACATGTCGGTCAACATGCCGCAGCTGCACATCGACAGCCACGTCGACCACGCCCGCCTGCTGCACCTGCACAAGAACGTGCCGGGCGTGCTGGCCAAGGTCAACGGTGTGCTCGGCGAGCACGGCGTCAACATCGAGCGCCAGCAGCTGTCCACCCGCGGCGAGCTCGGCTACGTGGTGACCGACACGCTGACCCCGCTGGACCGTGACCTGATCGACGGCCTGCTGGAGATGCCGGAGACGATCCGGCTGGCGACCATCGGCTGA
- a CDS encoding ATP-binding cassette domain-containing protein yields the protein MTGPLVQVRDLRIGFGRRGREVVHGLSFSIAPGQRVGLIGESGSGKSVTGLALLGLLPETARVSGSIRLSVPSSADGDPVGGDPVGGAQQTVEVTTATDRRLSRLRGDTYSMIFQEPMTALDPTMRIGRQLGELVALHGHRGGDTRARVLEMLRTVALPQVDRIADSYPHQLSGGQRQRVLIAMALVNDPMLTICDEPTTALDVTSQATVLGVLDRHFAEHHAATLFITHDLAVLARVVDVVMVMVDGYLVEAGPLPEVLADPWHPYTRGLVATGRLDRIAPGARLPTVADHFDRTAPLDGLEGVPDDWHHRARVPGRPGGTP from the coding sequence ATGACCGGACCACTGGTGCAGGTGCGCGATCTGCGGATCGGCTTCGGCCGACGCGGCCGCGAGGTGGTGCACGGCCTGTCGTTCAGCATCGCGCCCGGACAACGGGTCGGCCTGATCGGCGAGTCCGGCTCCGGCAAGTCCGTCACCGGACTGGCCCTGCTCGGCCTGTTGCCGGAGACCGCGCGGGTCAGCGGCAGCATCCGGCTCAGCGTCCCGAGCTCGGCAGACGGCGACCCGGTGGGCGGCGACCCGGTGGGCGGAGCGCAGCAGACCGTGGAGGTCACCACCGCGACCGACCGGCGGCTCTCCCGACTGCGCGGCGACACGTACAGCATGATCTTCCAGGAGCCGATGACCGCGCTCGACCCGACGATGCGGATCGGGCGCCAGCTCGGCGAACTGGTCGCCCTGCACGGCCACCGCGGCGGCGACACCCGCGCCCGGGTGCTGGAGATGCTGCGGACGGTCGCGCTGCCGCAGGTGGACCGGATCGCCGACAGCTATCCCCACCAGCTCTCCGGCGGACAACGCCAGCGGGTGCTGATCGCGATGGCGCTGGTCAACGACCCGATGCTGACGATCTGCGACGAGCCGACCACCGCACTCGACGTCACCTCCCAGGCGACCGTGCTCGGCGTCCTCGACCGTCACTTCGCCGAGCACCACGCTGCGACGCTGTTCATCACCCACGACCTGGCCGTGCTGGCCCGGGTCGTCGACGTGGTGATGGTGATGGTGGACGGATACCTGGTGGAGGCCGGGCCGCTGCCGGAGGTGCTCGCCGACCCGTGGCATCCCTACACCCGCGGACTGGTCGCCACCGGTCGCCTCGACCGGATCGCCCCCGGTGCTCGGCTGCCCACCGTCGCCGACCACTTCGACCGGACCGCGCCGCTCGACGGACTCGAGGGTGTGCCGGACGACTGGCACCACCGCGCCCGGGTGCCGGGCCGACCAGGAGGGACGCCATGA
- a CDS encoding ABC transporter permease yields the protein MKRASLVAGAVLVTATLLTALVSLVATPYDPVAVVPGDLLAPPGPAHWLGTDGYGIDILSRIMVGARIAVAVGVVAVAIAAVIGVPLGVLAGSGAVRRGEGARTGWVSGLVMRAGDILYAFPAMLLAIMVAAVFGGSTATAMVAIGVANIPPFLRVARAATLQVMVSDFVLAARGAGTGPVGIATRHVLPNIAPVVAVQASMAFGMSILSEAALSYLGLSTPLPTPTWGRMLNEAQAYLYTDPMLAVWPGLAIGLAVLGFNLLGDGLRDLLDPRLREAVR from the coding sequence ATGAAGCGTGCCTCGTTGGTGGCCGGGGCCGTGCTGGTCACCGCCACCCTGCTCACCGCCCTCGTCTCGCTGGTCGCGACGCCGTACGATCCGGTGGCCGTGGTGCCCGGCGACCTGCTGGCGCCGCCCGGGCCGGCGCACTGGCTCGGCACCGACGGCTACGGCATCGACATCCTGTCGCGGATCATGGTCGGTGCCCGGATCGCTGTGGCGGTCGGCGTCGTCGCGGTCGCGATCGCCGCGGTCATCGGCGTCCCGCTGGGGGTGCTGGCCGGTTCCGGTGCGGTCCGCCGGGGGGAGGGCGCCCGCACCGGCTGGGTGTCCGGCCTGGTGATGCGGGCCGGTGACATCCTCTACGCCTTCCCGGCGATGCTGCTGGCCATCATGGTGGCCGCGGTGTTCGGCGGTTCCACTGCGACCGCGATGGTGGCGATCGGCGTGGCGAACATCCCGCCGTTCCTGCGGGTCGCCCGCGCGGCCACGCTCCAGGTGATGGTGTCCGACTTCGTCCTGGCGGCCCGCGGCGCCGGCACCGGGCCGGTCGGCATCGCCACCCGGCACGTACTGCCCAACATCGCCCCGGTGGTGGCGGTGCAGGCGTCGATGGCCTTCGGCATGTCGATCCTCTCCGAAGCGGCGCTCAGCTACCTCGGCCTGTCGACCCCGCTGCCGACGCCGACCTGGGGCCGGATGCTCAACGAGGCGCAGGCCTACCTCTACACCGACCCGATGCTGGCGGTGTGGCCCGGCCTGGCGATCGGCCTGGCGGTGCTCGGCTTCAACCTGCTCGGTGACGGCCTGCGCGACCTGCTGGACCCCCGGCTGCGGGAGGCGGTCCGATGA
- a CDS encoding ABC transporter ATP-binding protein, with protein sequence MSTPEDITVGEGPLYRVADVVRRYGRAEQAAVDHVTFDVRRGERLGIVGESGSGKSTLIRMMAALDRPTSGTITFRGTELADRPERRLGFLRASVQMVFQDPRTSLDPRMTVGDAITEPLRSRRVRGRAAVPTDRRARLAEVMCQVGLDPADARRFPHEFSGGQRQRIALARALAPRPEVLIADEPVSALDVSVRAQVLNLISDLVAAEGLTLVFVSHDLAVVRHLCERVVVMTAGRVVEDGPAEQVWSAPRHPYTRELLAAVPRLPE encoded by the coding sequence ATGAGCACCCCGGAGGACATCACCGTCGGTGAGGGGCCGCTCTACCGGGTGGCCGACGTGGTCCGGCGCTACGGCCGTGCCGAGCAGGCGGCGGTCGACCACGTCACCTTCGACGTACGCCGCGGCGAACGCCTCGGCATCGTGGGGGAGTCGGGGTCGGGCAAGTCCACCCTGATCCGGATGATGGCCGCACTCGACCGGCCCACCAGCGGCACCATCACCTTTCGCGGCACCGAGCTGGCCGACCGTCCCGAGCGACGGCTCGGCTTCCTGCGGGCCTCGGTGCAGATGGTCTTCCAGGATCCTCGGACGTCCCTCGATCCGCGGATGACCGTCGGTGACGCCATCACCGAACCGCTGCGGTCCCGGCGCGTACGGGGCCGTGCCGCGGTGCCCACCGACCGGCGCGCCCGGCTCGCCGAGGTGATGTGCCAGGTCGGTCTCGATCCCGCCGACGCGAGGCGGTTCCCGCACGAGTTCAGCGGCGGGCAGCGCCAGCGGATCGCACTGGCCCGGGCACTGGCGCCGCGGCCGGAGGTGCTGATCGCGGACGAGCCGGTGTCCGCGCTGGACGTGTCGGTCCGTGCGCAGGTGCTCAACCTGATCAGCGACCTGGTGGCCGCCGAGGGCCTGACCCTGGTGTTCGTCAGCCACGACCTCGCGGTCGTCCGCCACCTGTGCGAGCGGGTGGTGGTGATGACCGCGGGCCGGGTGGTGGAGGACGGCCCGGCCGAGCAGGTCTGGAGCGCCCCGCGCCACCCGTACACCCGCGAGCTGCTGGCCGCCGTCCCGCGCCTGCCGGAGTGA
- a CDS encoding inositol monophosphatase family protein, whose product MSATSSPAFPANDDLGVALLLADAADKISLARFLALDLEVATKPDLTPVSDADLAVEDELRELLAGLRPEDAVHGEERADTGHARRRWIIDPIDGTKNYVRGVPVWATLIALMDGPDVVTAAVSAPALGRRWWAARGEGAWTRVLGRHAAPCRVSAVGELRDASLSFSSLAGWFDLERGDRFVQLTRDIWRVRGFGDFWSYMLVAEGAVDVAAEPDLELHDMAACSLIVTEAGGRFTNLDGQDGPVGRSAVASNGLLHRAVLSRLG is encoded by the coding sequence ATGAGCGCGACGTCCTCCCCTGCCTTCCCCGCCAACGACGACCTCGGGGTGGCGCTGCTGCTGGCCGATGCCGCGGACAAGATCTCGCTGGCCCGCTTCCTCGCTCTCGACCTGGAGGTGGCCACCAAGCCCGACCTGACGCCGGTCAGCGATGCGGACCTGGCCGTCGAGGACGAGTTGCGGGAGCTGCTGGCCGGGCTGCGGCCCGAGGACGCGGTGCACGGGGAGGAGCGGGCGGACACCGGGCACGCCCGTCGCCGGTGGATCATCGACCCGATCGACGGCACCAAGAACTACGTCCGCGGCGTGCCGGTGTGGGCCACCCTGATCGCGCTGATGGACGGGCCCGACGTGGTCACCGCCGCGGTCAGCGCACCGGCCCTCGGCCGACGCTGGTGGGCGGCGCGTGGCGAGGGCGCCTGGACCCGGGTGCTCGGCCGGCACGCGGCGCCCTGCCGGGTCTCGGCCGTCGGCGAGCTGCGTGACGCCTCGCTGTCGTTCTCCTCGCTGGCCGGGTGGTTCGACCTCGAGCGGGGCGACCGTTTCGTGCAGCTGACCCGCGACATCTGGCGGGTGCGTGGGTTCGGCGACTTCTGGTCGTACATGCTGGTCGCCGAGGGGGCGGTCGACGTGGCCGCGGAGCCCGACCTGGAGCTGCACGACATGGCCGCCTGCAGCCTGATCGTCACCGAGGCCGGCGGCCGGTTCACCAACCTCGACGGACAGGACGGCCCGGTGGGCCGCAGCGCCGTCGCCTCCAACGGGCTGCTCCACCGGGCCGTCCTGTCGCGTCTGGGCTGA